A genomic segment from Lignipirellula cremea encodes:
- a CDS encoding IS91 family transposase produces MLTVADVLRRHGPAYLDRHATTMPVEQKRVLRCIMACRTGELGTVHYACRQCGQAHVMGRSCGNRHCPSCQSEKGGVWCERQLARLLPCHYFLLTFTVPQAFREFARRHPRAAYAAMFRASSDALKTLAADPKRLGVTTLGFFGALHTWGRDLNYHPHLHYVVPGGGLDAEGQWRQTPTNFFLPCQPLSLLYRGKLRAALDAEGLLDEVDDSVWSESWVVDCQAVGDGAAAVKYLAPYVFRVALSDKRIVACDEQSVTFRYRRSGSQRWRTMRLDADEFVRRFLQHVLPRGLQKVRHYGFLSPRAGQSIESLKWLVAAALGLLFWLAWTETIIAPPTPDFACSECGGPLMRIRFEPPPPPRPIPTSQPP; encoded by the coding sequence ATGCTGACGGTCGCCGATGTTCTTCGTCGGCACGGTCCCGCCTACCTGGACCGCCACGCGACGACGATGCCTGTCGAACAGAAACGCGTGCTGCGCTGCATCATGGCTTGCCGCACCGGCGAGTTGGGGACCGTGCATTACGCCTGCCGCCAGTGCGGGCAGGCGCATGTGATGGGTCGCTCGTGCGGCAACCGCCATTGCCCCAGCTGTCAAAGCGAGAAGGGCGGCGTCTGGTGCGAACGACAGCTCGCCAGGCTGCTGCCGTGCCATTACTTCTTGTTGACGTTCACGGTTCCCCAGGCGTTCCGCGAGTTCGCTCGGCGACACCCGCGCGCCGCGTACGCCGCCATGTTCCGCGCTTCGAGTGACGCCCTCAAGACGTTGGCCGCCGACCCGAAACGGTTAGGCGTCACGACGCTGGGCTTCTTCGGAGCGTTGCACACCTGGGGCCGCGACTTGAACTATCATCCGCACCTGCATTACGTCGTTCCCGGCGGAGGGCTGGACGCGGAAGGCCAATGGCGGCAGACGCCGACCAACTTCTTTCTGCCGTGTCAACCTCTGTCACTCCTGTACCGCGGGAAGCTGCGTGCGGCGCTTGACGCAGAGGGCTTGCTGGACGAGGTCGACGACTCGGTCTGGAGCGAGTCCTGGGTGGTCGATTGCCAGGCGGTCGGCGACGGCGCGGCGGCGGTCAAGTATCTGGCGCCGTACGTGTTTCGCGTCGCCCTGTCCGACAAGCGGATCGTGGCCTGCGACGAACAATCGGTGACGTTCCGCTATCGCCGCAGCGGTTCGCAGCGATGGCGCACGATGCGGCTGGACGCAGACGAGTTCGTGCGGCGATTTCTGCAGCACGTCCTGCCGCGAGGGCTGCAAAAGGTTCGTCATTATGGGTTCCTCAGTCCTCGCGCGGGGCAATCGATCGAATCGCTGAAGTGGCTGGTGGCGGCCGCCTTGGGCTTGCTGTTCTGGCTGGCCTGGACGGAAACGATCATCGCGCCGCCGACGCCCGACTTCGCCTGCAGCGAGTGCGGCGGGCCTTTGATGCGTATCCGTTTCGAGCCGCCTCCGCCGCCGAGGCCCATCCCCACTTCTCAACCGCCCTAG
- a CDS encoding site-specific integrase: MSELRRRMTEDLQLRGLSERTQEAYLRAVRKLAEHFRTPPDRLSEEQVRQYLLYLKNDCGFAPGSMRVAVNGVKFFYHYTAPRAWATLCNIRIPPQKTLPDVLSRPEVRQLLAAVRTRHNRAYLWTVYACGLRLNEGLHLQVADLDSQRMMLHVHRGKGAKDRFILLPQELLAMLRRYWLEHRNPRWLFPALGRGRNQGGVADKPMAEASVQGAWKRVVDQSGLAKSVSIHTLRHSYASHLIEAGVGLRRVQQLLGHSSLQTTARYLHVTEPGGEHTRQIIDQLMQGVGAALDAGA, encoded by the coding sequence ATGAGCGAATTGCGACGGCGGATGACGGAAGACCTGCAGCTGCGGGGCTTGAGCGAACGCACCCAGGAGGCGTATCTGCGGGCGGTGCGGAAGTTGGCCGAACACTTTCGCACGCCGCCGGATCGGCTGAGCGAGGAGCAGGTGCGGCAGTATTTGCTGTATCTCAAGAATGACTGCGGTTTTGCTCCCGGCTCGATGCGTGTGGCTGTCAATGGCGTGAAGTTCTTTTATCACTATACCGCGCCGCGCGCTTGGGCCACGCTGTGCAACATTCGCATCCCGCCGCAGAAGACGTTGCCCGACGTGCTGTCGCGGCCGGAGGTGCGGCAGTTGCTCGCCGCCGTGCGGACCCGCCACAACCGGGCCTACTTGTGGACGGTGTACGCTTGCGGCTTGCGGCTCAACGAAGGGCTGCATCTGCAGGTCGCCGATCTCGACAGCCAGCGGATGATGCTGCATGTGCATCGCGGCAAAGGCGCCAAGGATCGCTTTATTCTCCTGCCGCAAGAACTGCTGGCGATGCTGCGCCGTTACTGGCTCGAACATCGTAACCCGCGCTGGTTGTTTCCCGCTTTGGGACGCGGCCGCAACCAAGGCGGCGTCGCCGACAAGCCGATGGCCGAAGCCAGCGTGCAGGGCGCCTGGAAGCGGGTCGTCGATCAGTCAGGGCTGGCCAAGTCGGTGTCGATTCATACGCTGCGGCACAGCTACGCCTCGCACCTGATCGAAGCCGGCGTCGGGCTGCGACGCGTGCAGCAGCTGCTGGGCCATAGTTCGTTGCAGACCACCGCGCGGTACTTGCACGTCACCGAGCCCGGCGGCGAACATACGCGCCAGATCATCGATCAGCTGATGCAGGGCGTCGGCGCCGCCTTGGATGCGGGAGCGTAG
- a CDS encoding helix-turn-helix domain-containing protein — protein sequence MSRELLSSQDAARRLGISTATLYDWLAQSDAGTFMIRGQPTTINYYQGGRKGQGRIKIDGQELDRLLELMFVSPKSQPIRRALRKQTSMQHITTKLGRPDD from the coding sequence ATGTCCCGGGAACTGCTCTCATCACAAGATGCCGCTCGCCGACTCGGCATCAGTACGGCGACGTTGTACGACTGGCTGGCCCAGTCGGATGCGGGCACATTCATGATTCGCGGTCAACCGACGACCATCAATTATTACCAGGGCGGTCGCAAGGGCCAAGGTCGCATCAAGATTGACGGCCAGGAACTGGACCGCTTGTTGGAACTGATGTTTGTCTCGCCCAAGTCGCAACCAATTCGACGAGCGTTACGCAAACAGACCTCGATGCAGCACATCACCACCAAACTGGGACGGCCCGACGACTGA